The following coding sequences lie in one Arachis ipaensis cultivar K30076 chromosome B05, Araip1.1, whole genome shotgun sequence genomic window:
- the LOC107643334 gene encoding homeobox protein knotted-1-like 6 isoform X2 yields MEEMYGVPSTAEYADKALMTPENLIFPADYHSFLMSASSSSSASAAAATIPMLGSDELLSAAGIQQQQPPHNNEAMASTMMKAKIASHPHYPRLLQAYIDCQKVGAPPEIACLLEEIRRENDLFKRDDVVSTCFGADPELDEFMETYCELLVKYKSDLARPFDEATSFLNKIEMQLSNLCCNGASVPTLSDDGAVSSEEDFSAGDGDGGQDGQSRGEDRELKDRLLRKFGSHIGTLKLEFSKKKKKGKLPKEARQTLLQWWNVHYKWPYPTEADKIELAKSTGLDQKQINNWFINQRKRHWKPSENMQFSMMENLGGRFLPDE; encoded by the exons ATGGAGGAAATGTACGGAGTGCCGTCGACGGCGGAGTACGCCGACAAGGCCCTCATGACGCCGGAGAATCTGATCTTCCCTGCCGACTACCACAGCTTCCTCATGTCCGCTTCCTCGTCCTCCTCCGCCTCCGCCGCCGCAGCTACGATTCCTATGCTCGGATCCGACGAGCTTCTCTCTGCCGCTGGAATTCAACAGCAGCAACCACCGCACAACAACGAGGCCATGGCATCGACCATGATGAAAGCTAAAATCGCTTCTCATCCTCACTACCCTCGCCTCCTGCAAGCCTACATCGATTGCCAGAAG GTCGGCGCACCTCCAGAAATCGCGTGTTTGTTGGAGGAAATTCGCCGCGAAAACGACCTTTTCAAGAGAGACGACGTCGTTTCCACGTGCTTCGGAGCCGATCCCGAGCTGGACGAGTTCATG GAAACGTACTGTGAGTTGCTGGTGAAGTATAAATCGGACCTGGCTAGGCCGTTCGATGAGGCAACGAGCTTCCTTAACAAGATCGAAATGCAGTTAAGCAATCTCTGCTGCAACGGTGCTTCTGTTCCAACTCTTTCTG atGATGGAGCTGTGTCTTCAGAGGAAGATTTTAGTGCTGGAGATGGTGATGGAGGTCAAGATGGTCAATCAAGGGGTGAAGATCGTGAGCTTAAGGACAGGCTTCTGCGCAAGTTTGGGAGCCACATTGGTACTTTGAAATTGGAGTtctcaaagaagaaaaagaagggtaAGCTGCCTAAGGAAGCAAGGCAAACACTCCTTCAATGGTGGAATGTTCACTACAAATGGCCTTATCCTACG GAAGCTGACAAGATTGAACTGGCTAAGTCAACAGGGCTAGATCAGAAGCAAATTAACAATTGGTTTATTAATCAAAGAAAGCGTCACTGGAAGCCATCTGAGAATATGCAATTTTCTATGATGGAAAATCTTGGTGGCCGATTCCTTCCAGATGAATGA
- the LOC107643334 gene encoding homeobox protein knotted-1-like 6 isoform X1, translating to MEEMYGVPSTAEYADKALMTPENLIFPADYHSFLMSASSSSSASAAAATIPMLGSDELLSAAGIQQQQPPHNNEAMASTMMKAKIASHPHYPRLLQAYIDCQKVGAPPEIACLLEEIRRENDLFKRDDVVSTCFGADPELDEFMVMETYCELLVKYKSDLARPFDEATSFLNKIEMQLSNLCCNGASVPTLSDDGAVSSEEDFSAGDGDGGQDGQSRGEDRELKDRLLRKFGSHIGTLKLEFSKKKKKGKLPKEARQTLLQWWNVHYKWPYPTEADKIELAKSTGLDQKQINNWFINQRKRHWKPSENMQFSMMENLGGRFLPDE from the exons ATGGAGGAAATGTACGGAGTGCCGTCGACGGCGGAGTACGCCGACAAGGCCCTCATGACGCCGGAGAATCTGATCTTCCCTGCCGACTACCACAGCTTCCTCATGTCCGCTTCCTCGTCCTCCTCCGCCTCCGCCGCCGCAGCTACGATTCCTATGCTCGGATCCGACGAGCTTCTCTCTGCCGCTGGAATTCAACAGCAGCAACCACCGCACAACAACGAGGCCATGGCATCGACCATGATGAAAGCTAAAATCGCTTCTCATCCTCACTACCCTCGCCTCCTGCAAGCCTACATCGATTGCCAGAAG GTCGGCGCACCTCCAGAAATCGCGTGTTTGTTGGAGGAAATTCGCCGCGAAAACGACCTTTTCAAGAGAGACGACGTCGTTTCCACGTGCTTCGGAGCCGATCCCGAGCTGGACGAGTTCATGGTCATG GAAACGTACTGTGAGTTGCTGGTGAAGTATAAATCGGACCTGGCTAGGCCGTTCGATGAGGCAACGAGCTTCCTTAACAAGATCGAAATGCAGTTAAGCAATCTCTGCTGCAACGGTGCTTCTGTTCCAACTCTTTCTG atGATGGAGCTGTGTCTTCAGAGGAAGATTTTAGTGCTGGAGATGGTGATGGAGGTCAAGATGGTCAATCAAGGGGTGAAGATCGTGAGCTTAAGGACAGGCTTCTGCGCAAGTTTGGGAGCCACATTGGTACTTTGAAATTGGAGTtctcaaagaagaaaaagaagggtaAGCTGCCTAAGGAAGCAAGGCAAACACTCCTTCAATGGTGGAATGTTCACTACAAATGGCCTTATCCTACG GAAGCTGACAAGATTGAACTGGCTAAGTCAACAGGGCTAGATCAGAAGCAAATTAACAATTGGTTTATTAATCAAAGAAAGCGTCACTGGAAGCCATCTGAGAATATGCAATTTTCTATGATGGAAAATCTTGGTGGCCGATTCCTTCCAGATGAATGA